In the genome of Saccopteryx leptura isolate mSacLep1 chromosome 10, mSacLep1_pri_phased_curated, whole genome shotgun sequence, one region contains:
- the RPL29 gene encoding large ribosomal subunit protein eL29 isoform X1, whose product MAKSKNHTTHNQSRKWHRNGIKKPRSQRYESLKGVDPKFLRNMRFAKKHNKKGLKKMQANNAKAMTARAEAIKALVKPKEVKRKIPKGGSRKLSRLAYIAHPKLGKRARARIAKGLRLSRPKAKAKAQTKAQTKPQPAAQAAAQAAAPAPTSKGAPVPAPKGAQAPAPKGAQAPAPKGAQALAPKGAQAPTKAPQ is encoded by the exons ATGGCCAAGTCCAAGAACCACACCACGCACAACCAGT cccgaAAATGGCACAGAAACGGCATCAAGAAACCCCGGTCACAAAGATACGAATCTCTTAAAGGG GTAGACCCCAAGTTCCTGCGGAACATGCGCTTTGCCAAGAAGCACAACAAGAAAGGCCTGAAGAAGATGCAGGCCAACAACGCCAAGGCCATGACTGCACGTGCTGAGGCCATCAAGGCCCTTGTCAAGCCCAAGGAGGTCAAGCGCAAGATCCCCAAGGGCGGCAGTCGCAAGCTCAGCCGACTCGCCTACATCGCTCACCCCAAGCTCGGGAAACGGGCTCGTGCCCGCATCGCCAAGGGTCTCAGGCTTTCCCGGccaaaggccaaggccaaggctcAGACCAAGGCTCAGACCAAGCCCCAGCCTGCGGCTCAGGCTGCTGCTCAAGCTGCAGCTCCGGCTCCAACTTCCAAAGGAGCTCCAGTTCCAGCTCCCAAAGGTGCCCAGGCTCCGGCTCCCAAAGGTGCCCAAGCTCCAGCTCCCAAAGGTGCCCAGGCTCTGGCTCCCAAAGGTGCCCAGGCCCCCACAAAGGCTCCTCAGTAG
- the RPL29 gene encoding large ribosomal subunit protein eL29 isoform X2, whose amino-acid sequence MAKSKNHTTHNQSRKWHRNGIKKPRSQRYESLKGVDPKFLRNMRFAKKHNKKGLKKMQANNAKAMTARAEAIKALVKPKEVKRKIPKGGSRKLSRLAYIAHPKLGKRARARIAKGLRLSRPKAKAKAQTKAQTKPQPAAQAAAQAAAPAPTSKGAPVPAPKGAQAPAPKGAQAPTKAPQ is encoded by the exons ATGGCCAAGTCCAAGAACCACACCACGCACAACCAGT cccgaAAATGGCACAGAAACGGCATCAAGAAACCCCGGTCACAAAGATACGAATCTCTTAAAGGG GTAGACCCCAAGTTCCTGCGGAACATGCGCTTTGCCAAGAAGCACAACAAGAAAGGCCTGAAGAAGATGCAGGCCAACAACGCCAAGGCCATGACTGCACGTGCTGAGGCCATCAAGGCCCTTGTCAAGCCCAAGGAGGTCAAGCGCAAGATCCCCAAGGGCGGCAGTCGCAAGCTCAGCCGACTCGCCTACATCGCTCACCCCAAGCTCGGGAAACGGGCTCGTGCCCGCATCGCCAAGGGTCTCAGGCTTTCCCGGccaaaggccaaggccaaggctcAGACCAAGGCTCAGACCAAGCCCCAGCCTGCGGCTCAGGCTGCTGCTCAAGCTGCAGCTCCGGCTCCAACTTCCAAAGGAGCTCCAGTTCCAGCTCCCAAAGGTGCCCAGGCTCCGGCTCCCAAAG GTGCCCAGGCCCCCACAAAGGCTCCTCAGTAG